From Microcoleus sp. bin38.metabat.b11b12b14.051, one genomic window encodes:
- a CDS encoding Npun_R2479 family HD domain-containing metalloprotein, whose translation MFNATAILIDAFVQELQAGYRRTYGKYKPDYPEIIAWAGTMALENIANCDALYHNVEHTMLVALVGQEILRGKHIREGGVSPEDWLHYLISLLCHDIGYVKGVCRQDQEAVGLYATGIDGGMVSVPIGATSASLTPYHVDRGKLVIDERFGGHTLIDAEQIKRNIELTRFPVPASETHQDRNNYSGLARAADLIGQLSDPNYLRKISALFYEFEEVGTNKILGYQSPGDLRQNYAKFYWNGVFPYIPAALNYLELTQGGKQIIANLYANVFQVEHAEPLAFTKPNAQEFIKSRANGNSNGDKDADNLQPAISGDSKKFSEFADLNL comes from the coding sequence ATGTTCAACGCAACTGCTATCCTGATTGACGCTTTTGTGCAAGAGCTCCAGGCCGGCTACCGTCGCACCTATGGCAAGTACAAGCCTGATTACCCTGAAATTATCGCTTGGGCGGGGACAATGGCTCTGGAAAATATCGCTAACTGCGATGCTCTTTACCACAATGTGGAACACACGATGCTGGTGGCCTTGGTGGGACAAGAAATTCTCCGGGGCAAGCATATTCGCGAAGGTGGAGTGTCTCCAGAAGATTGGCTGCACTACCTGATTTCGCTGCTGTGCCACGATATCGGCTACGTGAAAGGTGTTTGCCGCCAAGACCAAGAAGCTGTGGGACTCTACGCTACGGGTATTGATGGGGGCATGGTTTCTGTGCCGATCGGCGCCACTTCTGCCAGTTTAACTCCTTATCACGTCGATCGAGGAAAACTCGTAATTGACGAACGCTTCGGCGGCCACACATTAATTGATGCCGAACAAATCAAGCGCAATATTGAACTGACACGCTTTCCAGTTCCTGCTAGCGAAACCCATCAAGACAGAAATAATTATTCTGGATTGGCTAGAGCAGCAGATTTGATCGGTCAGTTGAGCGACCCCAATTACCTCCGCAAAATCAGTGCGCTGTTCTACGAATTTGAGGAAGTCGGCACTAATAAAATATTGGGCTATCAGTCTCCGGGAGATTTGCGACAAAATTACGCCAAATTTTATTGGAACGGAGTTTTTCCATACATTCCGGCAGCTTTGAACTACTTGGAATTGACCCAAGGAGGCAAACAAATTATTGCTAACCTTTACGCTAACGTGTTTCAGGTAGAACACGCTGAACCGCTTGCTTTCACCAAGCCCAACGCTCAAGAATTCATCAAATCCCGCGCGAACGGCAACTCGAACGGCGACAAAGATGCTGATAACCTGCAACCTGCTATATCCGGGGATAGCAAAAAATTTAGCGAGTTTGCCGACCTGAATTTGTGA
- a CDS encoding alpha/beta hydrolase has translation MNCLFPSLFTVALRTRRSIAPKYLGLFAFAAVCSAAPALGAEKIYITYGPLEVSVPIASLELFAKEGKVDTNLDGFAQYAKKAQLAEIRSALQARAEISPVTIAQFLYTPQGEVLLERLGRVIQTKARQPGFYAIRAALILAASDPEGLTILNVLQKFPTYGIRIDISRGLGIASELTSLINRSNRAIAGVAQLSEAQAASEPPVQPAEMLEIQLPGSYAWKKSSVTLTSPNRDRTFDIDIYLPLKSPQPAPVVVISHGLGSDRISYEYLAKHLASYGFAVAVPEHPGSNAQQIQDLVTGRASEVSEPAEFVNRPLDIKDLLDYLTKLSTTNPAYRGQLDLQRVGIIGQSFGGYTALTLAGAGINFAQLDKDCKLENETWNISLLLQCRARSLERNQYNFGDPRIKAAIAINPIVSSILGETNLSQIQIPVMVIAGTADTVAPALLEQIQPFTWLTSPNKYLVLMKNGTHFSTIDQSPQSVFVPPAEAIGPEPALARRYLNGLSLAFMESYLNNKSNFRPYLEPNYALGISRNTLGLRILRSLTSQQLQQFSSAPPPRTPAPPLPIEPLTPTSPPSPVPVPR, from the coding sequence ATGAACTGTCTGTTTCCGAGTCTCTTCACTGTTGCGCTTCGCACTCGGCGGTCGATCGCCCCAAAATACCTAGGATTGTTTGCCTTCGCCGCTGTTTGCAGCGCTGCACCTGCTTTGGGAGCAGAAAAAATTTATATCACTTACGGGCCGCTAGAAGTATCAGTGCCGATCGCATCCTTGGAACTCTTCGCCAAAGAAGGTAAAGTAGACACGAACTTGGACGGCTTCGCTCAGTACGCGAAAAAAGCACAGCTAGCTGAGATTCGCAGCGCCCTGCAAGCGAGAGCTGAAATCAGCCCCGTGACGATCGCCCAATTCCTCTACACGCCTCAAGGAGAAGTGCTGCTGGAACGCTTGGGGCGAGTAATTCAAACCAAAGCTCGGCAGCCCGGATTTTATGCGATCCGCGCCGCTTTAATTTTAGCAGCCTCAGATCCAGAAGGGCTGACAATTCTCAACGTGCTGCAAAAATTCCCCACTTACGGCATCAGAATTGACATCTCCCGCGGCTTGGGTATCGCCAGCGAGCTGACATCGCTGATCAACCGTTCCAACCGGGCGATCGCCGGAGTTGCCCAATTGTCGGAAGCACAAGCTGCCTCCGAACCGCCGGTACAGCCCGCCGAAATGCTAGAGATCCAGCTCCCGGGCTCCTATGCTTGGAAAAAATCATCGGTAACTCTGACGAGTCCAAATCGCGATCGTACATTTGATATTGACATCTACCTGCCGCTCAAAAGTCCGCAACCGGCGCCAGTCGTAGTAATTTCCCACGGTTTAGGTTCCGATCGGATTTCCTACGAGTATTTAGCCAAACACCTAGCCTCCTACGGTTTTGCCGTCGCTGTCCCCGAACACCCCGGCAGCAACGCCCAACAAATCCAAGACCTAGTAACAGGCAGAGCCAGCGAAGTATCAGAACCAGCAGAATTTGTCAACCGCCCCCTCGACATCAAAGACTTGCTCGATTATTTAACCAAACTTTCGACAACCAATCCGGCCTACCGAGGGCAGCTCGACTTGCAGCGAGTCGGCATCATCGGCCAGTCTTTCGGCGGCTATACAGCCTTAACGTTAGCCGGGGCGGGGATTAACTTTGCACAGCTAGACAAAGACTGCAAGCTGGAAAACGAAACTTGGAACATCTCGCTGCTGTTGCAGTGTCGCGCCCGCAGCCTAGAGCGCAACCAGTACAATTTCGGCGATCCGCGCATCAAAGCTGCGATCGCCATCAACCCGATCGTCAGCAGCATTCTGGGAGAAACAAATCTCAGCCAAATCCAAATCCCAGTCATGGTAATCGCAGGCACCGCCGATACCGTCGCCCCCGCTTTGCTGGAACAAATTCAACCCTTCACGTGGCTGACATCGCCCAACAAATATCTGGTACTGATGAAGAACGGCACTCACTTTTCCACGATCGACCAATCGCCTCAAAGCGTCTTTGTGCCACCAGCAGAGGCGATCGGCCCCGAACCAGCTTTAGCCCGCCGCTACCTAAACGGACTCAGCCTAGCTTTCATGGAAAGCTATTTGAACAACAAATCAAATTTCCGCCCCTATTTAGAGCCGAACTACGCTCTGGGAATCTCCCGAAACACTCTGGGACTGAGAATTTTGCGATCGCTCACCTCGCAGCAACTGCAACAGTTCAGCAGTGCTCCACCTCCTCGCACTCCGGCTCCTCCACTGCCGATCGAGCCACTGACTCCCACTTCCCCACCTTCTCCTGTTCCGGTTCCCCGTTAA
- the psbA gene encoding photosystem II q(b) protein — MTATLQQPESANIWSQFCNWVTSTDNRLYVGWFGVLMIPTLLTATICYVIAFIGAPPVDIDGIREPVAGSLMFGNNIITGAVVPSSNAIGLHFYPIWEAASLDEWLYNGGPYQLVIFHFLIGIFCYMGREWELSYRLGMRPWICVAYSAPVAAATAVFLIYPIGQGSFSDGMPLGISGTFNFMIVFQAEHNILMHPFHMLGVAGVFGGSLFSAMHGSLVTSSLVRETTETESQNYGYKFGQEEETYNIVAAHGYFGRLIFQYASFNNSRSLHFLLGAWPVVGIWFTALGISTMAFNLNGFNFNQSIIDSQGRVINTWADVINRANLGMEVMHERNAHNFPLDLAAGETTPVALVAPSING; from the coding sequence ATGACAGCAACCTTACAACAGCCCGAAAGCGCTAATATCTGGTCGCAGTTTTGCAACTGGGTCACATCGACTGACAACCGCCTCTATGTAGGCTGGTTCGGCGTCTTGATGATTCCTACCTTGCTCACTGCCACAATCTGCTACGTCATCGCCTTCATCGGTGCCCCTCCCGTGGACATCGACGGCATCCGCGAACCAGTAGCTGGTTCCTTGATGTTCGGCAACAACATCATCACTGGTGCAGTTGTTCCTTCGTCAAACGCGATCGGCTTGCACTTCTACCCAATCTGGGAAGCTGCTTCCTTGGATGAGTGGTTGTACAACGGCGGCCCTTACCAACTGGTAATTTTTCACTTCCTGATCGGCATTTTTTGCTACATGGGTCGTGAATGGGAACTTAGCTACCGCTTAGGAATGCGTCCTTGGATCTGCGTAGCATACTCTGCACCAGTTGCAGCAGCCACCGCAGTATTCTTGATCTACCCTATCGGACAAGGTTCATTCTCAGACGGTATGCCCTTGGGTATCTCCGGTACATTCAACTTCATGATCGTGTTCCAAGCCGAGCACAACATCCTGATGCACCCCTTCCACATGTTGGGAGTAGCTGGTGTCTTCGGTGGTTCTTTGTTCTCCGCCATGCACGGTTCTTTAGTTACCTCTTCTTTGGTTCGTGAAACAACCGAAACCGAATCGCAAAACTACGGTTACAAATTCGGTCAAGAAGAAGAAACCTACAACATCGTTGCAGCCCACGGCTACTTCGGTCGTTTGATCTTCCAATACGCTTCATTCAACAACAGCCGTTCCTTGCACTTCTTGTTAGGCGCATGGCCAGTAGTTGGCATTTGGTTTACCGCTTTGGGTATTTCCACAATGGCATTCAACTTGAACGGTTTCAACTTCAACCAATCGATTATCGACTCACAAGGTCGCGTCATCAACACCTGGGCTGATGTTATCAACCGCGCTAACTTGGGTATGGAAGTAATGCACGAGCGCAACGCTCACAACTTCCCACTCGACTTGGCCGCTGGCGAAACAACTCCCGTGGCTTTGGTTGCTCCTTCCATCAACGGCTAA
- the msrA gene encoding peptide-methionine (S)-S-oxide reductase MsrA, whose translation MEKATFAAGCFWGVEHKFRAVVGVVSTAAGYTGGHWPNPCYLDVCARVTGHAEAVLLEYDRSQVSYETLLDIFWNCHDPTQINRQGPDRGEQYRSVIFYHNSEQEKAARASKQKLQISGKYDKDIATEIKPAVEFYMAEDYHQQYIEKKRQPSP comes from the coding sequence ATGGAAAAAGCTACATTTGCCGCCGGTTGTTTTTGGGGAGTCGAACACAAATTTCGCGCCGTTGTGGGTGTGGTTTCGACTGCTGCGGGCTACACAGGAGGTCACTGGCCCAATCCCTGCTACCTGGATGTCTGCGCCCGAGTCACCGGTCACGCCGAAGCAGTGCTCTTGGAGTACGATCGATCGCAAGTGAGCTACGAAACACTGCTAGATATATTCTGGAACTGCCACGATCCAACCCAAATCAATCGCCAAGGCCCCGACAGAGGCGAACAGTACAGGTCGGTCATTTTTTATCACAACTCCGAACAAGAAAAAGCCGCCCGCGCCTCCAAACAAAAATTGCAAATTTCCGGTAAATACGACAAAGATATTGCCACCGAAATCAAACCCGCTGTGGAATTTTACATGGCAGAGGATTACCACCAGCAGTATATTGAGAAGAAGCGGCAGCCCTCCCCGTAG
- a CDS encoding DNA polymerase III subunit delta' encodes MDYFTSLIGQNRAVELLTQAVDRNRIAPGYLFVGSNGTGKSLAAQCFIELLFSVNLPERRSIDSVQNRVRQRNHPDLLWVEPTYMNQGKRLSPKEAEEAGLKRKAPPQIRLEQIREIGEFLSRPPLEAGRSVVVLEQAETMGEGAANGLLKTLEEPGKAALILIAPTVEALLPTLISRCQKIQFSRLNPQAMAQVLEQAGFAEILSHPEVIGMAQGSPGEAIAIWQQLQSIPEDLLQKVKQLPQNLRSALELAKEIDKTLDTESQLWLIDYLQHCYWQQFLAGRITRSPLDPLEKARQYLLNYVQPRLVWECTLMGICQ; translated from the coding sequence ATGGATTATTTCACATCATTAATCGGACAAAATCGAGCAGTAGAATTGCTAACCCAAGCAGTCGATCGCAACCGAATTGCTCCGGGTTATCTATTTGTCGGCTCCAACGGCACCGGCAAAAGCTTAGCAGCACAGTGTTTCATCGAACTTTTATTCTCAGTCAATCTTCCCGAAAGGCGATCGATAGACTCCGTGCAAAATCGCGTCAGACAGCGAAACCATCCAGACTTGCTCTGGGTAGAACCAACCTACATGAACCAAGGCAAACGGCTGTCCCCAAAAGAAGCAGAAGAAGCAGGCTTAAAGCGGAAAGCACCGCCCCAAATTCGCCTGGAACAAATTCGAGAAATCGGTGAATTTCTGAGCAGGCCACCGCTAGAAGCAGGGCGTTCCGTCGTAGTTTTAGAACAAGCAGAAACAATGGGCGAGGGAGCCGCTAACGGCTTGTTGAAGACTTTAGAAGAACCGGGAAAAGCCGCCCTAATCTTAATTGCACCGACGGTGGAAGCTTTGCTACCCACATTGATTTCCCGCTGTCAAAAAATCCAGTTTTCGAGGCTGAATCCCCAAGCAATGGCACAAGTTTTGGAGCAAGCGGGATTCGCCGAGATTTTATCCCATCCCGAGGTAATAGGTATGGCGCAGGGAAGTCCTGGAGAAGCAATTGCTATTTGGCAGCAACTGCAATCAATACCCGAGGATTTGCTGCAAAAAGTCAAGCAGTTGCCTCAAAATCTGCGGTCAGCTTTGGAATTGGCTAAGGAAATTGATAAAACTTTAGATACTGAATCTCAGTTGTGGTTGATAGATTATTTACAGCACTGTTACTGGCAGCAATTCTTGGCAGGACGAATTACCCGATCGCCCTTAGATCCCTTAGAAAAAGCCCGCCAATATTTGCTAAACTACGTACAGCCGCGATTAGTCTGGGAATGCACGCTAATGGGAATTTGTCAGTAG
- the tmk gene encoding dTMP kinase: MKGKLIVFEGVEGAGKTTQMQRLIHRLQSSYPQKVRLVATREPGGTELGKGLRHLLLKQDPGESVSDRAELLMYAADRAQHVEIFIKPELSKGTIVLCDRFTDSTIAYQGYGRNLNLNLIKQLNEIATGGLESDLTLWLDINVEAGLARVRARGERDRIEQADLQFHKRVQQGFADLAESNKSRIVRINGDRPEDAIAHEIQAIVTRKLKAWGYLNNTHSEK, encoded by the coding sequence ATGAAGGGCAAACTTATCGTATTTGAGGGGGTAGAAGGTGCGGGAAAAACTACTCAAATGCAGCGATTGATACATAGGCTGCAATCAAGTTATCCGCAGAAAGTCCGGTTGGTGGCTACTCGCGAACCCGGGGGTACTGAGTTGGGAAAAGGACTGCGGCATTTGTTACTCAAACAAGATCCGGGTGAATCTGTATCCGACCGAGCAGAATTACTCATGTACGCGGCCGATCGCGCTCAGCACGTCGAAATTTTTATTAAACCCGAGTTATCAAAAGGAACGATTGTTTTATGCGATCGCTTTACAGACTCTACGATTGCTTATCAGGGCTACGGCCGCAATCTTAACTTAAATTTAATTAAGCAGTTGAATGAAATTGCCACAGGCGGCTTGGAAAGCGATCTAACTTTGTGGCTGGATATTAATGTTGAGGCGGGTTTGGCGAGGGTAAGAGCGAGGGGAGAGCGCGATCGGATCGAGCAAGCAGATTTGCAGTTTCACAAGCGGGTACAGCAAGGTTTTGCCGACTTGGCCGAGTCAAATAAATCTAGAATTGTCCGGATAAATGGCGATCGCCCAGAAGATGCGATCGCTCACGAAATTCAAGCTATCGTAACTCGCAAATTAAAAGCTTGGGGATATCTAAATAATACCCATTCTGAAAAGTAG
- a CDS encoding cation-translocating P-type ATPase, which produces MQFLPKTIPENQTEIIPIKESPPPEIVTFDVSGMKCAGCAASVERQLMQHSGVLSACVNLAVEVATIECQPGAVDAEVLAKKLTDNGFPSLSRLGGNQREAEAAVIERRRQEIRQQINQLSIALILIILSGLGHVLGTKAPILSNIWFHWGLATLALLLPGRPIIVDGCRSLWRNAPNMNTLVALGAVTAYTASNAALLFPRMGWECFFDEPVMLLGFILLGKTLEQQAKRRAASALQALIALQPATARLVDFKLPLLDFASPELPPNSTSAVYNPQYIEIPADRVRVGEWLQVLPGEKFPVDGEICEGKTTVDESMLTGESIPVLKQPGDTVAAGTINKSGAVVMRATRTGQETTVAQMVALVQAAQTRKAPIQHLADTVAGYFVYGVMAISALTFLFWYFAGTHIWPSVLLGQGVMDMNHGAMGMGHGALGMGNQLSITDYQLPITHYQSSLLLSLKLAIAVLVIACPCALGLATPTAILVGSGIGAERGLLIRGGDVLERVHQLDTVVFDKTGTLTTGNLTLTDYLPIFVNYELDLNSDINVGNSQDSCSTISTIDDVSGNKQDACSTISTMSAIDDVSGNRQDACSTISTMSAIDDVSGNRQDACSTISTMSAIDDISGNKQDACSTIDSKLLQIAAAVERGACHPIAAAILLESQQQRLPLLPAEDFYTEPGFGVSALVEGRRVFAGNVEWMSQQGVAVAAKLLDSLAGKTAVYVASGGVLLGVIGLKDSLRPDAKAAVDRLRDMGLRVIMLTGDTASAAAVVSQQLGLGEADVFAEVRPDGKARAIASLQAQGCKVAVVGDGINDAPALAQADVGIGLHCGTDVAVETAQIVLMRNALMDVVESIDLGRVTFNKIRQNLFWAFAYNILGIPVAAGLLLPATGILLSPAAAGAFMAFSSVSVVTNSLLLRQKFRA; this is translated from the coding sequence ATGCAATTTCTCCCCAAAACAATCCCCGAAAATCAAACCGAAATCATCCCAATTAAAGAATCCCCCCCGCCAGAAATTGTTACTTTCGATGTCAGCGGAATGAAATGTGCGGGTTGCGCTGCATCAGTTGAACGCCAACTCATGCAGCATTCAGGTGTCCTTTCCGCTTGCGTTAACTTAGCCGTAGAAGTCGCAACGATTGAGTGTCAACCGGGGGCTGTCGATGCAGAGGTTTTAGCCAAAAAGTTGACTGATAACGGATTTCCCTCTCTGTCTCGCTTAGGTGGAAATCAGCGCGAAGCGGAAGCGGCAGTAATTGAACGGCGGCGGCAAGAAATTCGACAGCAAATCAATCAATTGTCGATCGCCCTGATCCTAATTATTCTATCCGGTTTAGGTCACGTACTCGGCACAAAAGCCCCAATTCTCAGCAACATTTGGTTTCACTGGGGACTCGCCACCCTCGCATTGCTGCTACCGGGCCGCCCGATTATCGTTGACGGCTGCCGCAGTTTGTGGCGCAACGCACCAAACATGAACACTTTGGTAGCTTTAGGCGCAGTCACAGCTTACACGGCTAGCAATGCGGCGCTGCTGTTTCCACGCATGGGATGGGAGTGCTTTTTTGACGAACCCGTGATGCTGCTGGGCTTTATTTTGTTGGGCAAAACTCTCGAACAACAAGCCAAACGGCGCGCTGCATCTGCTTTGCAAGCTTTAATCGCACTACAACCGGCGACAGCCCGCTTAGTTGATTTTAAACTCCCACTTTTAGATTTTGCCTCGCCAGAATTGCCGCCAAACTCGACATCTGCGGTCTACAATCCACAATACATTGAAATTCCAGCCGATCGCGTCCGAGTCGGAGAATGGTTGCAAGTTTTACCGGGGGAAAAATTTCCCGTAGACGGCGAAATCTGCGAGGGAAAAACCACCGTAGATGAGTCGATGCTGACTGGCGAATCTATCCCAGTTTTGAAGCAACCAGGAGATACAGTCGCGGCCGGAACTATCAATAAATCCGGGGCAGTTGTGATGCGGGCAACTCGCACAGGTCAAGAAACAACTGTAGCTCAAATGGTGGCTTTGGTGCAAGCTGCCCAAACTCGCAAAGCGCCGATTCAACATTTAGCAGATACTGTCGCCGGATATTTTGTCTATGGCGTGATGGCGATATCGGCTTTAACTTTCTTATTTTGGTATTTTGCTGGAACTCATATTTGGCCTTCTGTGCTTTTAGGACAAGGGGTAATGGATATGAATCACGGGGCAATGGGCATGGGGCATGGGGCATTGGGCATGGGAAATCAATTATCAATTACCGATTACCAATTACCCATTACCCATTATCAATCTTCTTTGCTGTTAAGTTTGAAATTAGCGATCGCAGTTTTAGTCATCGCTTGTCCTTGCGCTTTGGGACTGGCTACCCCAACTGCAATTTTAGTCGGTTCTGGCATCGGGGCGGAGCGCGGGTTGTTAATTCGCGGTGGTGATGTTTTGGAACGGGTACATCAATTAGATACGGTGGTTTTTGACAAAACTGGGACTCTCACAACTGGAAATCTCACACTCACTGATTATTTGCCGATTTTTGTGAATTATGAGTTGGATTTGAACTCAGATATTAATGTGGGAAACAGCCAAGATTCCTGTTCCACAATATCCACAATTGATGATGTTTCTGGCAACAAGCAAGATGCCTGTTCCACAATTTCTACAATGTCTGCAATTGATGATGTTTCTGGTAACAGGCAAGATGCCTGTTCCACAATTTCTACAATGTCTGCAATTGATGATGTTTCTGGTAACAGGCAAGATGCCTGTTCCACAATTTCTACAATGTCTGCAATTGATGATATTTCTGGCAACAAGCAAGATGCCTGTTCCACAATTGATTCAAAACTGCTGCAAATTGCCGCGGCGGTGGAAAGAGGCGCTTGTCATCCGATCGCCGCCGCGATTTTGCTGGAATCTCAACAGCAACGTTTGCCGCTGCTACCTGCTGAGGATTTCTACACGGAACCGGGATTTGGGGTTTCTGCTCTGGTGGAAGGCCGGCGGGTGTTCGCGGGGAATGTCGAGTGGATGAGCCAGCAGGGCGTCGCTGTGGCTGCGAAACTTTTGGATTCTTTGGCAGGCAAAACGGCGGTTTACGTGGCTTCTGGGGGCGTTTTGCTGGGGGTAATCGGGCTAAAAGATAGTCTGAGACCGGATGCTAAGGCGGCGGTCGATCGCCTGCGGGATATGGGATTGCGGGTGATCATGCTGACTGGTGATACTGCATCGGCGGCGGCTGTGGTGTCGCAGCAGCTAGGTTTGGGGGAGGCTGATGTTTTCGCTGAAGTGCGGCCGGATGGAAAAGCCAGGGCGATCGCCAGTTTGCAAGCCCAAGGCTGTAAAGTGGCTGTAGTCGGCGATGGTATCAATGATGCGCCGGCTTTGGCTCAAGCAGATGTCGGTATCGGTTTGCACTGCGGCACAGATGTAGCGGTTGAGACAGCTCAAATTGTGCTGATGCGAAATGCTTTGATGGATGTTGTTGAGTCGATCGACCTTGGTCGCGTTACTTTTAATAAGATTCGCCAAAATTTATTCTGGGCTTTTGCTTACAATATTCTGGGAATTCCTGTTGCAGCCGGTCTCTTGCTGCCTGCAACTGGAATTTTACTCAGTCCTGCGGCAGCCGGCGCATTTATGGCATTTAGTTCTGTTAGCGTTGTTACCAATTCTTTGCTGCTGCGGCAGAAGTTTCGAGCTTAA
- a CDS encoding DDE transposase family protein, protein MTESQKFYIVKRPAGNCEILPLAEPSQTIAQIEQNPTIIEQWGPYNSAEDAIARRIGLIRAGKCQPQ, encoded by the coding sequence ATGACAGAATCACAAAAATTTTATATTGTCAAACGTCCTGCTGGTAATTGCGAGATTTTGCCGTTGGCGGAGCCCTCGCAGACGATCGCCCAAATAGAACAAAACCCCACTATTATAGAACAGTGGGGCCCTTACAATTCTGCTGAAGATGCGATCGCCCGACGCATCGGTTTAATTCGGGCTGGTAAATGTCAACCGCAATAA
- the ctpC gene encoding carboxyl-terminal processing protease CtpC, with translation MVITKRGLVLSAAAVILTAVTLANTGCSSKSLASFRGSPKELVDEVWQIIDKSYVDGTFNQVDWKAVRNDYLNRTYTSDEEAYKAIREMLKKLDDPYTRFMNPEEFKNMQVETSGELTGVGIQLTQDEKTKKLVVISPIEDTPAFTAGILAKDIITKIDGKTTEGMDTNQAVSLIRGQANTEVTLTVLRGNKEIDFKLKRAKIEIHPVRKSVQKSPIGEIGYIRLNQFSANAASEMKSAIKDLEQKKVAGYILDLRSNPGGLLYGSIEIARMWLKEGTIVSTVDRVGEADRQTANKGEITDKPLVVLVDGGSASASEILSGALQDNKRAVLVGTKTFGKGLVQSVRGVGNGAGLAVTIAKYFTPNGTDINHMGIKPDFQVELTDAQKQELRRDRDKIATTADPQYAKALQVLTNKITGKTGDSNAQAKPQAAPPKPTATQAKPSAAPAKSK, from the coding sequence ATGGTTATAACAAAACGAGGCCTCGTTCTAAGTGCAGCAGCGGTGATTCTCACTGCTGTAACTCTTGCCAACACTGGTTGCAGTTCTAAATCTCTGGCTTCTTTTAGGGGAAGTCCTAAAGAATTGGTTGATGAAGTTTGGCAGATTATTGACAAAAGTTATGTTGATGGCACTTTTAACCAGGTTGACTGGAAAGCGGTGCGGAATGATTATTTGAACCGGACTTATACTAGCGATGAGGAAGCTTATAAAGCAATTCGCGAAATGCTGAAGAAGCTGGACGATCCTTATACCCGGTTTATGAACCCTGAAGAGTTCAAAAATATGCAGGTTGAAACTTCTGGGGAATTGACAGGAGTTGGGATTCAGTTGACTCAAGATGAGAAAACTAAGAAGTTGGTGGTGATTTCTCCGATTGAGGATACTCCTGCTTTTACTGCTGGTATTCTAGCTAAAGATATCATTACTAAGATTGATGGCAAAACTACCGAAGGTATGGATACGAATCAAGCAGTAAGTTTGATTCGCGGCCAGGCTAATACTGAGGTGACTCTGACTGTTTTGCGGGGCAATAAGGAAATAGATTTTAAGCTGAAACGCGCTAAAATTGAAATTCATCCGGTGCGGAAGTCGGTGCAGAAAAGCCCGATCGGCGAAATCGGCTATATTCGCTTAAATCAGTTTAGCGCGAATGCTGCTTCGGAAATGAAGTCGGCAATTAAGGATTTGGAACAGAAAAAGGTGGCAGGCTATATCTTAGACTTGCGTTCCAATCCCGGCGGTTTGCTCTACGGCAGTATTGAAATTGCTCGGATGTGGCTCAAAGAAGGTACGATCGTCTCTACGGTCGATCGCGTCGGTGAGGCCGATCGACAAACCGCAAACAAAGGAGAGATCACTGACAAACCTTTAGTTGTACTCGTAGACGGCGGTTCAGCAAGTGCTAGCGAGATTCTATCCGGCGCTTTGCAAGACAACAAGCGCGCGGTTTTGGTGGGAACTAAAACGTTTGGTAAGGGTTTGGTTCAGTCGGTACGTGGTGTCGGAAATGGCGCCGGTTTGGCGGTGACAATTGCCAAGTATTTTACTCCCAACGGTACTGATATCAATCACATGGGAATTAAACCGGATTTTCAGGTTGAACTCACTGACGCTCAAAAACAAGAGTTGCGGCGCGATCGCGATAAAATTGCTACGACGGCCGATCCGCAGTACGCGAAAGCTTTGCAAGTTTTGACTAATAAAATTACTGGTAAAACAGGAGATAGTAACGCCCAGGCGAAACCGCAGGCTGCGCCTCCCAAACCGACTGCGACGCAGGCTAAACCGAGTGCGGCACCTGCTAAATCTAAGTAG